A window of the Amycolatopsis solani genome harbors these coding sequences:
- a CDS encoding asparagine synthase-related protein yields the protein MTAGIEDRLISAVRSLESVVVAFSGGVDSALVLAAAVRALPGERVLAAIADSPSLARAELAAAREFAAGLGAELAEVPVAELASPGYRANAGDRCYFCKQTVLGAIGGLARRRGFAHVATGTHADDHRALHRPGLRAAQELRAAEPLVAAGLGKREVRQLASAWSLSVADKPSTPCLASRIQVGVPVSLRRLGLVERAEITVGARLAEAGIRPRDLRVRLLGRGFRVEVDAPSHAAVEARPGLAAAVVAELAGIGLAGPGAVAAYRAPALAPPS from the coding sequence ATGACCGCCGGAATCGAAGATCGATTGATCTCCGCGGTGCGGTCGCTGGAGAGCGTCGTGGTGGCTTTTTCCGGCGGGGTCGACTCGGCGCTGGTGCTGGCCGCGGCCGTGCGGGCACTGCCGGGGGAGCGCGTGCTGGCCGCGATCGCCGACTCGCCGAGCCTGGCGAGGGCGGAACTCGCGGCCGCGCGGGAGTTCGCCGCGGGGCTCGGCGCGGAGCTGGCGGAGGTTCCCGTGGCCGAGCTGGCGTCGCCGGGCTACCGGGCCAACGCGGGCGATCGCTGCTACTTCTGCAAGCAGACCGTGCTGGGCGCGATCGGCGGGCTCGCGCGACGGCGGGGGTTCGCGCACGTGGCCACGGGGACGCACGCGGACGACCACCGAGCGTTGCACCGACCGGGTCTCCGGGCCGCGCAGGAGCTGCGTGCCGCCGAGCCCTTGGTCGCTGCCGGCCTGGGAAAACGTGAGGTGCGACAGCTCGCCTCCGCGTGGTCACTTTCCGTGGCCGACAAGCCGTCGACACCGTGTCTCGCGTCACGTATCCAGGTCGGGGTGCCGGTCTCTTTACGGAGGTTGGGACTGGTGGAACGCGCCGAAATCACGGTGGGCGCGCGGCTGGCCGAGGCGGGGATCCGCCCACGCGACCTGCGCGTCCGCCTGCTCGGCCGGGGATTCCGGGTGGAGGTGGACGCCCCTTCGCACGCGGCCGTCGAAGCACGGCCCGGGCTCGCCGCGGCCGTGGTCGCGGAGCTGGCGGGCATCGGGCTCGCCGGGCCGGGCGCGGTGGCGGCCTACCGCGCGCCCGCGCTCGCGCCGCCGAGTTAG
- a CDS encoding AfsR/SARP family transcriptional regulator, with protein MYFKLLGTLRVQRDGERVDLGGLRQQRLLVMLLLNAGQVVSADRLLEAMWDGEPPVTARRQLHNAVAALRRSFGAAKHIVVKDGPGYRVTVDAQDVDAHRFTGMVASASAAAAVGRTAAAAEHLEAALALWDGPALSGLNSPVFEIVAARFEENRLSATERLIGLRLDGGEAAAVVPQLGELVSRHPLREETRKLLMLALHRCGRTADALNAYEQCRRLLRDELGVDPGASLRELYERILRDDLPEPPAEAVEVAPAASRSFLPYDTAHFTGRAEELRFLAGSRSAGTALSILAIDGMAGVGKTTLAIRLAHQLAQGFPEGHLFLDLQGHTAGQEPLEPAAALERLLLDFGLAPDQIPLDATQRAARWRAEVAERRVLVVLDNALDAQQVRPLLPGTGKAQVIVTSRRRLAGLDGVTSRSLDVFPASDAVALFTRIAGPERTAHRPDAVAEVVARCGNLPLAVGIAAWRFHNRQAWSLDDLVCRLRDPAKRLTELRLGDRSVASQFEVSYRKLTAGPRRLFRILGATAHPGEEFDAGTAALLVNLPAPEAERVLEELFDAHLLRQRTAGLYHFHDLVQEHARAKAEEPDLEDALRQTFGRAALPEVTTLECSFG; from the coding sequence GTGTACTTCAAGTTGCTCGGCACCTTGCGGGTCCAGCGCGACGGGGAGCGGGTGGACCTCGGCGGGCTGCGCCAGCAGCGGCTCCTGGTGATGCTGCTGCTCAACGCCGGCCAGGTGGTCAGCGCCGACCGGCTGCTCGAGGCGATGTGGGACGGCGAACCGCCGGTGACCGCGCGAAGACAGCTGCACAACGCCGTCGCGGCGCTGAGACGCAGTTTCGGGGCGGCCAAGCACATCGTCGTCAAGGACGGCCCCGGTTACCGCGTCACCGTGGACGCCCAGGACGTCGACGCCCACCGCTTCACCGGGATGGTCGCCTCGGCTTCCGCGGCCGCCGCCGTCGGGCGCACGGCGGCGGCCGCGGAACACCTGGAGGCGGCGCTGGCCCTGTGGGACGGGCCCGCGCTCTCCGGGCTGAACAGCCCGGTCTTCGAGATCGTCGCCGCGCGGTTCGAGGAGAACCGGCTGAGCGCGACCGAGCGGCTGATCGGGCTGCGGCTGGACGGCGGCGAAGCGGCCGCGGTGGTGCCGCAGCTGGGAGAGCTCGTCTCGCGGCACCCGCTGCGGGAGGAGACCCGAAAGCTGCTGATGCTCGCGCTGCACCGGTGCGGCCGCACGGCCGACGCGCTCAACGCGTACGAGCAGTGCCGTCGGCTGCTCCGCGACGAGCTCGGCGTCGATCCGGGAGCGAGCCTGCGGGAGCTGTACGAGCGGATCCTGCGGGACGACCTGCCGGAGCCGCCCGCCGAAGCGGTGGAGGTGGCGCCGGCGGCGAGCCGCTCCTTCCTGCCGTACGACACCGCGCACTTCACCGGCCGCGCGGAGGAGCTGCGGTTCCTGGCCGGCAGCCGGTCGGCCGGGACCGCGCTGAGCATCCTCGCGATCGACGGCATGGCGGGCGTCGGCAAGACGACGCTGGCGATCCGGCTCGCCCACCAGCTGGCGCAGGGATTCCCCGAGGGGCACCTGTTCCTCGACCTGCAGGGGCACACCGCGGGCCAGGAACCCCTCGAACCGGCCGCGGCGCTGGAGCGGCTGCTCCTGGACTTCGGCCTCGCGCCGGACCAGATCCCGCTCGACGCCACGCAGCGGGCGGCCCGCTGGCGCGCCGAGGTCGCCGAGCGGCGCGTGCTCGTGGTGCTGGACAACGCCTTGGACGCCCAGCAGGTCCGGCCGCTGCTGCCGGGCACGGGCAAGGCGCAGGTGATCGTCACGAGCCGCCGTCGCCTCGCGGGGCTCGACGGCGTGACGTCCCGCTCGCTCGACGTCTTCCCGGCTTCGGACGCGGTGGCGTTGTTCACCCGCATCGCGGGCCCGGAGCGCACCGCGCACCGGCCGGACGCGGTCGCCGAAGTGGTGGCCCGGTGCGGGAACCTGCCGCTGGCGGTCGGGATCGCGGCGTGGCGCTTCCACAACCGGCAGGCGTGGTCGCTCGACGACCTGGTGTGCCGCCTGCGCGATCCGGCGAAGCGGCTCACCGAGCTGCGGCTGGGTGATCGCAGCGTGGCTTCGCAGTTCGAGGTGTCGTACCGAAAGCTGACGGCCGGGCCGCGCCGGCTGTTCCGCATCCTGGGCGCGACCGCGCACCCCGGCGAGGAGTTCGACGCGGGAACGGCGGCGTTGCTGGTGAACCTGCCGGCCCCGGAGGCGGAGCGGGTGCTGGAAGAGCTCTTCGACGCCCACCTGCTCCGCCAGCGGACCGCGGGGCTGTACCACTTCCACGATCTGGTCCAGGAGCACGCGCGGGCGAAGGCGGAGGAGCCGGACCTCGAAGACGCACTGCGGCAGACGTTCGGGCGGGCGGCCTTGCCCGAAGTGACCACACTGGAGTGCAGCTTCGGCTGA
- a CDS encoding class I adenylate-forming enzyme family protein translates to MEFTHQTVLSPQLRAQVLDDPAIGGGNLLPALLELNPYPDEPFIHSLTPIPYTDGETRHWFSLRDLDHLVQSWSVWYLERGVRPHDRVAVFPPDSIQYFVHLSALARIGAISMLINSNAKRDSAVALIERSGATALYTDQERLDRVAPDLDRLNLSWVHTDQAGPPSAILPDANRFRHHPDDPVGLMHSSGTTGLPKPVIHTHKTLLDGPKWRAVNYKEEPEAVILNALPQSHQGCVSFNAYAVLGGQPMVVWRDVSGAELAHAVQEHRPTMVMAFGHAYPELSAIETPKGALDSVNIWVSMADAIHERHLKDILGRRSPELPPAAFLDRLGTTELGWGVLMQPRTLATERNDRCVGKSVGYAEVAIVRENGTLAEPGEIGFLGAKPPSMTVGYWGNQDTYYRSKLAGYWLTGDVAYRDEDGNFYQVDRAVDVVHTTSGPGYSVQMEELILNEVGGVDDCTVVAGGLGDEKVAVAVVTGAGVDPEKVLFAANETLRAHGKPELSVVEVATADGDFPLGVTGKSLKRFLRDKYKDLAVYVRDRRGKNLATSDALA, encoded by the coding sequence ATGGAGTTCACGCACCAGACCGTCCTGAGCCCCCAGCTGCGGGCCCAGGTCCTCGACGACCCGGCCATCGGGGGCGGGAACCTGCTGCCCGCGCTGCTCGAACTCAACCCGTACCCGGACGAGCCGTTCATCCACTCGCTGACGCCGATCCCCTACACCGACGGCGAAACGCGGCACTGGTTCAGCCTGCGCGACCTGGACCACCTCGTGCAGAGCTGGTCGGTGTGGTACCTGGAGCGCGGGGTGCGGCCGCACGACCGGGTCGCGGTCTTCCCGCCCGACTCCATCCAGTACTTCGTCCACCTCTCGGCGCTGGCGCGGATCGGCGCGATCTCCATGCTGATCAACAGCAACGCCAAACGCGACAGCGCCGTCGCCCTGATCGAGCGCAGCGGCGCCACCGCGCTCTACACCGACCAGGAACGGCTCGACCGGGTCGCGCCGGACCTCGACCGGCTGAACCTCAGTTGGGTCCACACCGACCAGGCCGGGCCGCCGTCGGCGATCCTGCCGGACGCGAACCGGTTCCGGCACCACCCCGACGACCCCGTCGGCCTCATGCACTCTTCGGGCACCACCGGGCTGCCGAAGCCGGTCATCCACACGCACAAGACCCTTTTGGACGGTCCGAAGTGGCGGGCCGTGAACTACAAAGAAGAACCCGAGGCCGTCATCCTGAACGCGCTTCCGCAGTCGCACCAGGGTTGTGTCTCGTTCAACGCCTACGCCGTGCTGGGCGGGCAGCCGATGGTGGTCTGGCGGGACGTCTCCGGCGCCGAACTGGCGCACGCCGTCCAGGAACACCGGCCGACGATGGTGATGGCCTTCGGGCACGCCTACCCGGAACTGTCCGCCATCGAGACGCCGAAGGGCGCGCTGGACTCGGTGAACATCTGGGTGTCCATGGCGGACGCCATCCACGAACGGCACCTGAAGGACATCCTCGGCCGCCGCTCGCCGGAGCTGCCGCCGGCCGCGTTCCTCGACCGGCTCGGCACCACCGAGCTGGGCTGGGGTGTGCTCATGCAGCCGCGCACCCTCGCGACCGAGCGCAACGACCGCTGCGTCGGCAAGTCCGTCGGGTACGCCGAAGTCGCCATCGTGCGCGAGAACGGCACGCTCGCCGAGCCGGGCGAAATCGGCTTCCTCGGCGCGAAACCGCCGTCCATGACCGTGGGCTACTGGGGCAACCAGGACACCTACTACCGCAGCAAGCTCGCCGGCTACTGGCTGACCGGCGACGTCGCCTACCGCGACGAGGACGGCAACTTCTACCAGGTCGACCGCGCGGTCGACGTGGTGCACACGACGAGCGGGCCGGGCTACTCCGTGCAGATGGAGGAGCTGATCCTCAACGAGGTCGGCGGCGTCGACGACTGCACGGTCGTGGCCGGCGGTCTCGGGGACGAGAAGGTCGCCGTGGCCGTCGTGACCGGGGCGGGCGTCGATCCGGAGAAGGTGCTGTTCGCCGCCAACGAAACCCTGCGCGCCCACGGGAAACCCGAACTGTCCGTGGTCGAGGTGGCCACCGCCGACGGGGACTTCCCGCTCGGCGTCACCGGCAAGTCGCTGAAGCGCTTCCTGCGCGACAAGTACAAGGACCTCGCCGTCTACGTCCGTGACCGCCGGGGCAAGAACCTCGCGACGAGCGACGCGCTCGCGTGA
- the aroF gene encoding 3-deoxy-7-phosphoheptulonate synthase, whose protein sequence is MTSREETIAVTDQDLLLVFDETVTRAGVDGWLRYLESAGMPTQVYRLGGSHVLPVSGVDNPGLLAASAELAVPTRHVPRGGEAWLGRRELRPGGTEVAIGPATIGDGSVAVIAGPCAVETPEQMLATASLVAGHGAVALRGGVFKPRTSPHSFQGLGFTGLELLVEARKRTGLPFVTEVVDPEHVKRLAEVVDGFQIGARNMQNFALLSAVGQSGLPVVLKRGFGCTVEEALAAAEYLLLEGNDQVVLCERGIRTFEPSARFTLDLTAVALWKQRTHLPVIVDPSHSGGRPELVEPLSLAAVAAGADALLIDVHVQPEQALCDGNQAIRPEQFAGLMTRLAGAAAGLGRTLQRH, encoded by the coding sequence GTGACCAGCCGAGAAGAGACGATCGCCGTGACCGACCAAGACCTGCTGCTCGTGTTCGACGAAACCGTGACCCGCGCCGGGGTCGACGGCTGGCTGCGGTACCTGGAGTCCGCGGGCATGCCGACGCAGGTGTACCGGCTGGGCGGCAGCCACGTGCTGCCGGTGTCCGGAGTGGACAACCCCGGCCTGCTCGCCGCGTCGGCGGAGCTGGCGGTGCCGACCCGGCACGTGCCGCGAGGCGGGGAAGCGTGGCTGGGCCGGCGGGAACTGCGGCCGGGCGGCACCGAGGTGGCCATCGGACCGGCCACGATCGGCGACGGCTCGGTCGCGGTGATCGCCGGGCCGTGCGCGGTCGAGACACCGGAGCAGATGCTCGCGACGGCGTCGCTCGTCGCCGGGCACGGCGCGGTCGCGCTGCGGGGCGGGGTGTTCAAGCCGCGCACGTCCCCGCATTCGTTCCAGGGCCTCGGGTTCACCGGGCTCGAGCTGCTCGTCGAGGCCCGGAAGCGGACCGGGCTGCCGTTCGTCACCGAGGTCGTCGACCCCGAGCACGTCAAGCGGCTGGCCGAGGTCGTCGACGGGTTCCAGATCGGCGCCCGGAACATGCAGAACTTCGCGTTGCTGAGCGCGGTGGGCCAGAGCGGCCTGCCGGTCGTGCTCAAGCGCGGGTTCGGGTGCACCGTCGAGGAAGCGTTGGCCGCCGCCGAGTACCTGCTGCTCGAAGGGAACGACCAGGTCGTGCTGTGCGAGCGCGGGATCCGGACGTTCGAGCCGTCGGCGCGGTTCACGCTCGACCTGACGGCGGTGGCGCTGTGGAAGCAGCGGACGCACCTGCCGGTGATCGTGGACCCGAGCCATTCGGGCGGCCGTCCGGAGCTGGTGGAGCCGCTGTCGCTGGCGGCGGTCGCGGCGGGCGCGGACGCCCTGCTGATCGACGTGCACGTCCAGCCGGAGCAGGCGCTCTGCGACGGCAACCAGGCCATCCGGCCGGAGCAGTTCGCCGGGCTGATGACCCGGCTCGCCGGGGCCGCGGCCGGCCTCGGCCGCACCTTGCAGCGGCATTGA